Below is a genomic region from Bacteroidales bacterium.
AAATTCAGCCTGAATGGTCACAGGGTATGCTTCCTGAACCTTGCCGAAAAAGGATTCGATGGCCGTTTGCAAACCATAGTTCCGGAGCAGGTGCGGACTCAGGTTGTTCGAAATATCCCGCATGGTGCGCAAGGCATAATCAATGTTTTCGTATAATTTCCCGATGAGAACCTTTTGCTGGTATGCATCCGTTTCTTCCTGAAGCATCTGAACATACATCTTCCCGGTTGAAAGCAAAGGCCCAAGCTCATCGTGCAGGTCGCCGGCCAGTCGTGCTCTTTCTTTTTCCTCTCCGGTTACAATGGCCTGAAGCATTTTCTGTTCCAGAAACTTCCGGTCAGTAATGTTGCGGGCAACATATAACAGAAGATTTTCTGCTCCAAACCGAAGGGGAAAGACGGCAACTTCCACCGGCACTTTCTCTCCTTTTCTGCCAATCAGGGAGAGTTCCAGCAGCGGTAAAGACTGGTAATCCGTCCCCTCAAATATTTTTCTTATATACACATATTCCTCCTTGTCCATAAAATTGAATACCTTCATTTTTCGCACTTCGTCAATACTATATCCGGTAGTATCAAGGAAAACCGTATTCGCCTCCCTGATTTCTCCCTCAGGGGTTGCAATTATTATCAGGTCGCGGATACCGAAAAAAATGCTCCGGAATTTTTCCTCACTTTCGCGGTATGCCGTTTCCACCCTTTTTTCTTCCGCAATCTCGTCTTTAAGCTCCCTGTTCATTTCAGCCAGCTTGTTGCTAAGCTGATTGTAATAGCGTGCATTGTTTTCAGCAAACCGGTTTAAGGCAGAAAAAACCAGCATGATCAGTATGGTAAAAAACACCGCCACACTAAACTGAAGAGCCCAGGGATAGAAAGAATGCACATACTCCTCCACAGGAAAGGCATAATTTCTTCGGCCGGAGAGGAAAAGGAATCCTATTACCAGCACTGTAACGATGGATCCCAGTATAAGATGAATTCCTGCCCTTTCATTGATCAGCATAGTGGCCAATAGACTCCCGACAAGCAAATATTGAAAACCAGCTCCCATCACCCCGGCCGACCACCATGATGCCGCCCCCATCAGATAACAGGCAAAGACAAATATTAGTGCTTTAAACCGGTAGCCTGTTTTACCTGAAAAAATAAGCAGGAGCAAAAAAATTCCGTACAAGAGCAATCCCACAATGGTATTGACCAATAAGCCGGTTACCGGAATCCTTAAAATTGCGGGAAGAAGTATCAGAAGCCCAAAAACCGCTACAATAGCAAGAATTGCATTGGCCAGTTTGTTTCTCATTTCGTTGAGATCGCCTGGAACAGATTCAGGCAGAAAAAATGACGATAAAAATTTTTTTACCATGCGAATGATGAATCAATTGATAAATTTACCAAAAATTCAATCCGGCCTTTTCCGGGAAAACCGGAAAAAGAAGGAACCGAAATCGTATAGTTCAGCAATCCATTTTCTTTCCAAAAAAATAACCGATATGAAAAAGTTAGCCAACTATTTTTTCCAGGGTTTGTTACTGGTTGCCCCTACAGGACTAACCATTTACATCCTCTACCTCATTTTCCGGGTTATTGATGATCCGCTGCAAACCTACATTAAAGACCTTACCGGGATTACCATTCCTGGCCTTGGCCTTGTGGTCATTGTGCTTTTTCTTACCCTGCTGGGCATTATCGGCAATTTTGTGGTTACCGATCCGGTGACAAACCTTATTGAGCGACTCATCCGCAAAGCTCCCGTAATTGAAATGATTTACACTTCGCTGAAGGATTTTCTTTCTGCGTTTGTAGGGAAAGAGCGACGTTTCAACAAGCCTGTCAGGGTACTTGCGGATGCAAATACCGGATTTGAAAAACTGGGATTTATTACCGAAGACGATCTGAAGAGCTTTGGAGTGAAGCAAAAAGTGGCTGTTTATTTTCCATACTCCCTGTCCTTCATGGGTGAATTGTTTCTGGTACCGGCCGACAAGGTTATCCCTGTCGATTTGCCGGCCGCAGAAGTAATGAAATTCATCGTTGCAGGAGGACTGGCCAAAATGACACCGGCAGGAGAAGAGGAAAAGAAAGATGATTCCGTGAAATGATTTTTTACAGCACCATCAGGCTGCATCCTCTTATCTCCGCCTGGTCCATCCTGCCCAGGACTTCAAAGGTACCACCGGCATGCAAAAGGCCCAGGTCGCCGGTTGCTATAAAAGGACACGACCATACATTGGCCAGGTCAATGATATCAATTCCGCCTGTTTTGCCGGGTTCCAGCAAATGCAAAGGGTCATAGGGATCCCTGACAAAAATCCTCATCCATGGGGGTGTGGAAAAAACTCCCTCTCCTCTGGAGTATGCCTGGGAAAGGAGTTCCGTCATCCCGTATTCTGAATGCACTGCCTCTACACTGAACTGACGGCAAAGAATTTCATGAATCTCATTCCGTATGAGTTCCTTCCTTC
It encodes:
- a CDS encoding DUF502 domain-containing protein; translation: MKKLANYFFQGLLLVAPTGLTIYILYLIFRVIDDPLQTYIKDLTGITIPGLGLVVIVLFLTLLGIIGNFVVTDPVTNLIERLIRKAPVIEMIYTSLKDFLSAFVGKERRFNKPVRVLADANTGFEKLGFITEDDLKSFGVKQKVAVYFPYSLSFMGELFLVPADKVIPVDLPAAEVMKFIVAGGLAKMTPAGEEEKKDDSVK
- a CDS encoding PAS domain S-box protein, which translates into the protein MRNKLANAILAIVAVFGLLILLPAILRIPVTGLLVNTIVGLLLYGIFLLLLIFSGKTGYRFKALIFVFACYLMGAASWWSAGVMGAGFQYLLVGSLLATMLINERAGIHLILGSIVTVLVIGFLFLSGRRNYAFPVEEYVHSFYPWALQFSVAVFFTILIMLVFSALNRFAENNARYYNQLSNKLAEMNRELKDEIAEEKRVETAYRESEEKFRSIFFGIRDLIIIATPEGEIREANTVFLDTTGYSIDEVRKMKVFNFMDKEEYVYIRKIFEGTDYQSLPLLELSLIGRKGEKVPVEVAVFPLRFGAENLLLYVARNITDRKFLEQKMLQAIVTGEEKERARLAGDLHDELGPLLSTGKMYVQMLQEETDAYQQKVLIGKLYENIDYALRTMRDISNNLSPHLLRNYGLQTAIESFFGKVQEAYPVTIQAEFGFSERLPEIYETSLYRAIIELVNNSLRHGEASSISLKVIRQEENVIVEYADNGKGFDITLLEKPGKGLGLLNIRSRIESMAGKFIAATEVGKGVIFKFIIPIKLL